A region of the Synechococcus sp. PCC 7502 genome:
CACCGAGCAGCAGCAAATTTTACAACGCTACTATGATGCTAATCAATTATTACTGGATTGCTTAAATAGTGATTGCAAATTAACACCCGACATTAGAGAAGAAATTGAAGCAAGTTTATTATTACCACAGAAGGAATTAGAGAAACGAGAGTGGGCATGAATAATTTTTCTTAAACTCAAAGCTGTTGTTTAATTTTTAATCAAACATTGTATTAAAAACACTAGATTAAGAAATGTATAGAAATCAATCAAATCAACCATGTTATGAATTAAGTCGAACATCATCCTCAGAGAATAAGCCAGTGAGGAATTTTACTTATTATTAATATTTTGTTAATACTGTTACTAATACATAGGGATTACGAATATGTCTAATGATAATTTACCTAAGGATTCTGTATCTGAGACTGTACCTAAAACTGGATATACGGTTAATAATGACGGACTATTAAATAATTATGCGCTTGAGCCAGAAATGTACGAGGAAGATGGCGGGGCTTTATCAGAATCAAGCGATCGCGTGACTGTTGTTGATATATTTCCTTCAGTTTTAGAAGCTAAAAATGCGGTATTGGAGATGGGACATAAGGGGCTGCGAGCGGATCAAATTTCGATTGTGGGAAAAGACTATCAAGAATCTGAAAGCTGTATTAATTGGGACAAGATTACTGCGGATGGTGGCTTGGCAACGGTTTTAGCTGAATTGGGGATTAGTGAAGATGCCATATTGCAATTTGAAGGTGCGATCGCCGCAGGTAATTTTTTAGTCATTGCCATTGGTAGCGATCGGGAAGCTAGTCAAGCGCAACACGTTCTGGAAAACATTGGTCATTGTATTCAAGGTTGAATTCAAAATTGATGCGTAATTGCCTAGAGTTTAATCGAGATATTGGGAGAGACAGAAAAAATGACAAGTGAGCAAACAAATATTTATTTTGATGAGATTGAGATGGTTTTAATGGAAAGTAGCTCTCTCAATGAAGTTTTAGTGGATAGAGAAGTAAATGTGCAGGGTTTACAAAATTTTCTGACCTCAGATGGTAAATACTTTCCTAAATTCGGTACTAGATTTGATCAAATAGTTCCTGTAATTGCAGTTTTTTCTTCTTTGCAAAATGCGGAAAGAGTAGTACTAGCATTACAAAGACAGGGCTTAGCTTCCTATCAGGTTTCCATAGTTACGAAAAAAGAGCTAGATATTAAACTCTCAATCAACTGTGAAAATATATCCATATCAAGTGAGTTCTTGATCAAGATTTTAGGTGAACTAGGAATCAGTAAAAATGCCACTTTGAAATTTGCAAATGCGGTGGATGATGGCAAATTTTTGGTGATGGCGATCGGTAGCAATCGGGAAGCTAGTCAGGCGCAACACGTTTTAGAAAACATTATTCATTGTATTCAAGGTTGAGAATTGATCTGTAATTACCTAGAGTTTAATCGAGATATTGGGAGAGACAGGGAAAATGACAAGTGAGCAAACAAACGTTTATTGTGATGAGTCTAAGATGGTTTTAATTGAAAGTAGCTCTCTCAATGAAGCTTTAGTACATACAGAAGTAGATGTGAAGGAATTAAAAAAAAGTAATGCGACCGTTCCCCTCTTGTTTGAATTGGATTACAGTGAGACAGGTAGTGAATCTTTTCCCAAATCTGATCAAAGAATTTCTGTGATTGAAGTTTTTTCTTCTTATCAAGAAGCAGAAAGAGTCGTATTAGCATTCCAAAGACAGGGTTTAGCATCCTATCAGATTTCCATAATTAGTAAAAAAGAGCGAGATATTAAAGTCTCAATCAACTGTGAACATATTTCCATATCAAGGGAATTTTTGATCGAAGTTTTAGATGAATTACAAACAGATCATCATGCCAAACTAAGATTTATCAATGCCGTGGATGCTGGCAAGTTTCTAGTGATTGCGATCGGTACTGCTTGGGAAGCCAGAAAAGCACTTTATGTTCTTGATAATATTGCCCATTGGCATTTCATCAATCTTTTTAAATCAATTTTAACTTTCCCCTTGTAAATAACTAAATCATTAGCCAATTTATAAATTGCAGTGAGATTGAACTTAAGTTTAATAGTTCTGATCTAAGGTAAAAGCCCCAAATATCCGCAAAGTAAGCTAAAAAATTTAATTAATAGTAAATAAATTGAAGAATGTTATGAATACAGTAGTTTTTAATCTTGAGGAACTTGAGTTGGAACTAATTGATGCACAAATTGATCATAATGCGATCGCTGCCAAAGAAGGTTTAGAGAGGGATTTTAAGAATAATGGGCGTGTCTATAAATCTCCATATTCAGTCGGTAATGAAAGAGAACATAGCGTCACGGTAGTAGATATATTTTCCTGTCAGTGGGAAGCAAAAAATGCAGTAGTGGAACTACAACGTCAGGGCTTAAGTTGTCAGAATATTTGGCTGATTGCCCATGAATATCAAGCAATTACAGAATCTGTGGGCTTGGTTCGCAAAGAGAATGGGACAGTGACGGAAAACCTAACTTTATTTTTGAATCAGTTGGGAATTTCTAATCCAGACTTAGGGGAGTTGATAGAAGCAATTAAAGATGGCAACTATTTAGTAGTGGCGATCGTTACCAATCAAGAAGCCAGTCAAGCTCAGCATATCCTTAAAAATATTGGTCATTTAGCGATCGCTGTATATTAATTCAATTCACACTATAGGAAAGAATCCATGAATATTAGGAGGAAATATCCAATGGCTAATACCCAAGCCATAACTCAAACTGGATTAACGGATACCTATAGTAAAAATATTCATAGCTCCTCTTCTCCCCATCACCAGACAGATAGAGATAGCAATTCAAAAAAGCATTGGCAATGGTTAATTTTAGAAATTGAGGATATATCGAATTCCGCTTCAAGATTTAGAGTTGATGATGTAATTGCTGATACGATTTCCGTATTATCCAGAGTTGCTACACCTAAAGGTATTGATATTATTTTTACTCCCAATCCTGAGGCGATCGCCCATTCAGATCCAGATATAACCTATTCTATGAGCCATTATCTGCTTTCCAACTTGGTTAAACTAAGTCAGAGAGGTGAAACAATAAGAATTTCTTCTAAAATTGATCAAAACATAGTTCTTATCTCGATTACTAATGTGGAAATAGGAATGAATAAAGAAAAATTAGATCAGCTTTTTAAGGTGAACTCAGACTCGACAAGCATGGGACTAGTTGGAGATTTAGTACCTAGAATTGAGCTATTGCTATGTCAGAACTTTGCTAGAGAGAATATAGGTGTTTTATCGGTTATCTCTGGAGAAACTCAGGGTGTAACATTTACGTTTACTTTACCCAAGGTGACTTAAGACCTGACGGGAAAATTCTGAGATAATGCGATTAAAATCTTGAATCGGAATAGGCTTAGGCAGAAAGTCATTCATTCCTGCATCAATACAAAGTTGACG
Encoded here:
- a CDS encoding sensor histidine kinase KdpD, which codes for MANTQAITQTGLTDTYSKNIHSSSSPHHQTDRDSNSKKHWQWLILEIEDISNSASRFRVDDVIADTISVLSRVATPKGIDIIFTPNPEAIAHSDPDITYSMSHYLLSNLVKLSQRGETIRISSKIDQNIVLISITNVEIGMNKEKLDQLFKVNSDSTSMGLVGDLVPRIELLLCQNFARENIGVLSVISGETQGVTFTFTLPKVT